A single window of Mycolicibacterium madagascariense DNA harbors:
- a CDS encoding RelA/SpoT family protein — MPVITPDQAAPETVKTSSSASRRVRARLARRMTSQRSAVNPVLEPLVAVHREVYPKADLAILQRAYEVAETRHADQMRRSGDPYITHPLAVANILAELGMDTTTLVAALLHDTVEDTGYTLEALTADFGVEVGHLVDGVTKLDKVVLGNAAEGETIRKMIIAMARDPRVLVIKVADRLHNMRTMRFLPPEKQARKARETLEVIAPLAHRLGMATVKWELEDLSFAILHPKKYEEIVRLVADRAPSRDTYLAKVRAEIANTVTASKINATVEGRPKHYWSIYQKMIVKGRDFDEIHDLVGVRILCDEIRDCYAAVGAVHSLWQPMAGRFKDYIAQPRYGVYQSLHTTVVGPEGKPLEVQIRTREMHRTAEYGIAAHWRYKESKGRNGIPANNAAAELDDMAWMRQLLDWQREAADPGEFLESLRYDLAVQEIFVFTPKGDVVTLPTGSTPVDFAYAVHTEVGHRCIGARVNGRLVALERKLENGEVVEVFTSKAINAGPSRDWQTFVVSPRAKAKIRQWFAKERREEALESGKDSIAREVRRGGLPLQRLMNGESMAALARELRYVDVSSLYTAVGEGHVSARHVVQRLVAQLGGDDEAENEIAERSTPATMPVRQRTSDDVGVAVPGAPGVLCKLAKCCTPVPGDIIMGFVTRGGGVSVHRTDCTNATSLQEQSERIIDVKWAPSPSSVFLVAIQVEALDRHRLLSDVTRVLADEKVNILSASVATSNDRVAISRFTFEMGDPKHLGHVLNVVRNVEGVYDVYRVTSAA; from the coding sequence ATGCCGGTCATCACCCCCGATCAGGCCGCACCCGAGACCGTCAAGACGTCCTCCAGTGCGTCGCGCCGCGTCCGCGCCCGCCTCGCCCGGCGGATGACGTCGCAGCGCAGCGCCGTCAACCCCGTCCTCGAACCGCTGGTGGCGGTGCACCGCGAGGTCTATCCGAAGGCCGACCTGGCCATCCTGCAGCGCGCGTACGAGGTGGCCGAGACGCGCCATGCCGATCAGATGCGCCGCTCCGGTGACCCGTACATCACCCATCCGCTGGCGGTGGCGAACATCCTCGCCGAACTCGGCATGGACACCACCACCCTGGTGGCCGCGCTGCTGCACGACACCGTCGAGGACACCGGCTACACGCTGGAGGCGCTGACCGCCGACTTCGGCGTCGAGGTGGGCCATCTGGTCGACGGCGTCACCAAGCTCGACAAGGTCGTGCTCGGCAACGCCGCGGAGGGCGAGACCATCCGCAAGATGATCATCGCGATGGCGCGCGATCCCCGGGTGCTGGTCATCAAGGTGGCCGACCGGTTGCACAACATGCGCACGATGCGCTTCCTGCCGCCGGAGAAGCAGGCGCGCAAGGCCCGCGAGACGCTGGAAGTCATTGCGCCCCTTGCCCACCGCCTCGGCATGGCGACGGTCAAGTGGGAGCTCGAGGACCTGTCGTTCGCGATTCTGCACCCCAAGAAGTACGAGGAGATCGTGCGGTTGGTCGCCGACCGGGCGCCGTCGCGCGACACCTACCTCGCCAAGGTGCGCGCCGAGATCGCCAATACGGTGACCGCGTCGAAGATCAACGCGACCGTCGAGGGACGGCCCAAGCACTACTGGTCGATCTACCAGAAGATGATCGTCAAGGGCCGCGACTTCGACGAGATTCACGACCTGGTGGGCGTGCGCATCCTGTGCGACGAGATTCGGGACTGCTACGCCGCGGTCGGTGCGGTGCACTCGCTGTGGCAGCCGATGGCGGGCCGGTTCAAGGACTACATCGCCCAGCCTCGGTACGGGGTCTACCAGTCGCTGCACACCACCGTCGTCGGTCCCGAGGGCAAGCCGCTGGAGGTCCAGATCCGGACCCGCGAGATGCACCGCACCGCCGAGTACGGCATCGCGGCGCACTGGCGCTACAAGGAGTCCAAGGGCCGCAACGGGATTCCCGCCAACAACGCCGCCGCCGAACTCGACGACATGGCCTGGATGCGGCAGCTGCTGGACTGGCAGCGGGAGGCCGCCGACCCCGGTGAGTTCCTCGAGTCGCTGCGCTACGACCTCGCGGTGCAGGAGATCTTCGTCTTCACGCCCAAGGGTGACGTCGTGACCCTGCCGACGGGGTCTACGCCCGTCGACTTCGCCTACGCCGTGCACACCGAGGTCGGGCACCGCTGCATCGGGGCCCGGGTCAACGGCCGGTTGGTCGCGCTGGAGCGCAAGCTCGAAAACGGTGAAGTCGTCGAGGTGTTCACCTCCAAGGCCATCAACGCGGGCCCGTCGCGGGACTGGCAGACGTTCGTCGTGTCTCCGCGCGCGAAGGCCAAGATCCGGCAGTGGTTCGCGAAGGAGCGGCGCGAGGAAGCCCTCGAGTCGGGCAAGGACTCGATCGCCCGCGAGGTGCGGCGTGGCGGACTTCCCTTGCAGCGCTTGATGAATGGCGAGTCCATGGCGGCGCTGGCGCGCGAGCTGCGCTACGTCGACGTGTCGTCGCTGTACACCGCGGTGGGTGAGGGACACGTCTCGGCGCGCCACGTCGTACAGCGCCTGGTCGCGCAACTCGGTGGCGACGACGAGGCCGAGAACGAGATCGCCGAGCGGTCGACGCCGGCGACCATGCCGGTGCGCCAGCGCACCAGTGACGACGTCGGCGTCGCGGTGCCCGGTGCGCCCGGGGTGCTGTGCAAGCTCGCCAAGTGCTGCACGCCGGTGCCCGGCGACATCATCATGGGCTTCGTCACGCGCGGCGGGGGAGTCAGCGTGCACCGCACCGACTGCACGAATGCCACGTCGCTGCAGGAACAGTCCGAACGCATCATCGACGTGAAGTGGGCACCGTCGCCGTCATCGGTGTTCCTGGTGGCGATCCAGGTGGAGGCCCTCGACCGGCACCGGCTGCTGTCGGACGTGACGCGCGTGCTGGCCGACGAGAAGGTCAACATCCTGTCCGCGTCGGTCGCGACCTCCAACGACCGGGTGGCGATCAGCCGCTTCACCTTTGAGATGGGCGACCCCAAGCACCTCGGCCACGTGCTGAACGTGGTGCGCAACGTCGAAGGCGTCTACGACGTCTACCGGGTGACGTCGGCCGCGTGA
- a CDS encoding peptidylprolyl isomerase, translated as MPPPPYGQYPPGPPGYPPYPAPPPARNGLAIASLVCAFLFFPLGIVLGHLSLSRNRGNRTSGDGLAIAGLVVGYAIATLTAIAVIVTVGLGALGIAMDADAGRSNSAAPDTAVPRTTTPLPAFAPPAGLGANCQYPASTEPASKSVNPPRTGRVPTTPATVDATIDTAAGAVGLTLANGMSPCTVNNFVSLAQQGFYDATRCHRLTTSSTLRVLQCGDPTGLGTGGPGYRFPNEYPTNQYRLADPGLEAPVVYPRGTLAMANGGPGTNGSQFFVVYGDSQLPPTYTVFGTVDETGLAVVDAIARAGVKDGSDDGAPATDATITSVRLD; from the coding sequence ATGCCCCCGCCGCCCTACGGGCAATACCCGCCGGGCCCGCCGGGGTACCCGCCCTATCCCGCGCCGCCACCGGCCAGGAACGGTCTGGCCATCGCGTCGCTGGTGTGCGCGTTCCTGTTCTTCCCGCTGGGCATCGTGCTCGGTCACCTGTCGCTGTCGCGGAACCGGGGCAACCGCACCAGCGGCGACGGCCTCGCGATTGCGGGGCTGGTGGTCGGCTATGCGATCGCCACGCTGACGGCCATCGCGGTGATCGTCACCGTCGGCCTCGGCGCGTTGGGGATCGCCATGGACGCTGACGCCGGTCGATCGAACTCGGCGGCACCCGACACTGCCGTGCCCCGGACCACCACCCCGCTGCCGGCGTTCGCGCCGCCCGCCGGTCTCGGCGCGAACTGCCAGTACCCCGCGTCGACGGAACCGGCCAGCAAGTCGGTCAACCCCCCGCGCACCGGACGCGTTCCGACCACGCCTGCCACGGTCGACGCGACGATCGACACCGCCGCGGGCGCCGTCGGCCTCACCCTCGCCAACGGGATGTCGCCGTGCACCGTCAACAACTTCGTCAGCCTCGCTCAGCAGGGCTTCTACGATGCGACCCGGTGTCACCGGCTGACGACGTCGAGCACGCTGCGGGTGTTGCAGTGCGGCGATCCCACCGGGCTGGGCACCGGCGGACCCGGCTACCGCTTCCCCAACGAGTACCCGACGAATCAGTACCGCCTCGCCGACCCCGGCCTGGAGGCGCCGGTAGTGTACCCGCGAGGCACGCTGGCCATGGCGAACGGCGGCCCCGGCACCAACGGCAGTCAGTTCTTCGTGGTCTACGGCGACTCGCAGCTACCGCCGACGTACACCGTCTTCGGCACGGTCGACGAGACGGGCCTCGCCGTGGTGGACGCGATCGCCAGGGCGGGCGTCAAGGACGGCAGCGACGACGGCGCACCCGCGACCGACGCGACGATCACGTCGGTCCGCCTCGACTGA
- the yajC gene encoding preprotein translocase subunit YajC yields MGQLSLFLPLIIIMGAFMFFSSRRQKKAMQATIDLHESLTVGDEIMTTAGLFGTITGVSNSRVDVEIAPGVVVSMLKLAVKEKVSDDLDDDEDDDEYEDDDVEQGTSAHELEQPSLGTEVRSDPNRLTKD; encoded by the coding sequence ATGGGCCAATTGTCGTTGTTCCTCCCCCTCATCATCATCATGGGCGCGTTCATGTTCTTCTCCTCGCGCCGCCAGAAGAAGGCCATGCAGGCGACCATCGACCTGCACGAATCGCTGACCGTCGGCGACGAGATCATGACGACCGCCGGGCTCTTCGGCACCATCACCGGCGTCTCGAACTCCAGGGTGGACGTCGAGATCGCCCCCGGCGTCGTCGTCAGCATGCTCAAGCTGGCGGTCAAGGAGAAGGTGTCCGACGACCTCGACGACGACGAGGACGACGACGAGTACGAGGACGACGACGTCGAGCAGGGCACGTCGGCCCACGAGCTCGAGCAGCCCAGCCTGGGGACCGAGGTCCGGAGCGATCCGAACCGGCTCACCAAAGACTGA
- the secD gene encoding protein translocase subunit SecD has product MASPSAPVHPYRYLTLFLVLLIGAYLLVFLTGDGHAKPKLGIDLQGGTRVTLTARTPDGSPPSREALAQAQEIISSRVDGLGVSGSEVVVDGDNLVITVPGNDGNEARNLGQTARLYIRPVIHAIPAGAQGQAGQQPGGAPGGAAGAPGLPPIAPAEPQAPIAPGVPGEAPAPGGPAPAAPPAGEPAPPAGAPAPPAGEPAPQPRPFPQEPAPTPGPAPAPAPGAPPAPAPTPAPGPPNKRADLAQRIADEKALRQSTDQQIQLLALQFQATRCNDEDVLAGNDDPNLPLVTCSQDHKTVYLLDKSIISGEQIKSASSGLDQQRGQYVVDLEFKSQGADVWANFTAANVGTQTAFTLDSQVVSAPQINEAIPGGRTQITGNFTQESARQLANVLKYGSLPLSFESSEAQTVSATLGLASLKAGLIAGGIGLALVLLYSLLYYRVLGLLTALSLVASGAMVFAILVLLGRYIGYTLDLAGIAGLIIGIGTTADSFVVFFERIKDEIREGRSFRSAVPRGWARARKTILSGNAVSFLAAAVLYVLAIGQVKGFAFTLGLTTILDVVVVFLVTWPLVYLSSKSATLSKPRFNGLGAVQQIARERRAAATSPGAR; this is encoded by the coding sequence GTGGCATCGCCTTCGGCGCCGGTGCATCCCTACCGCTATCTGACGCTATTCCTCGTTCTGCTCATCGGTGCCTATCTGCTGGTGTTCCTGACGGGGGACGGGCACGCCAAGCCCAAGCTGGGAATCGATCTCCAGGGCGGCACCCGGGTCACCCTGACCGCCCGCACCCCGGACGGCTCGCCGCCGTCGCGTGAAGCACTGGCCCAGGCGCAGGAGATCATCAGCTCCCGCGTCGACGGTCTCGGCGTCTCGGGCTCCGAAGTGGTCGTCGACGGCGACAACCTCGTCATCACCGTGCCGGGCAACGACGGAAACGAGGCCCGCAACCTCGGACAGACCGCGCGGCTGTACATCCGGCCGGTGATTCACGCCATCCCCGCGGGCGCCCAGGGCCAGGCCGGTCAACAGCCCGGCGGCGCACCGGGTGGTGCCGCCGGCGCGCCCGGCCTGCCGCCCATCGCCCCCGCGGAACCGCAGGCGCCGATCGCGCCGGGCGTGCCCGGTGAGGCCCCGGCCCCCGGTGGGCCCGCCCCCGCGGCGCCGCCCGCCGGAGAACCCGCGCCGCCCGCGGGAGCACCCGCACCGCCTGCCGGAGAACCGGCGCCGCAGCCACGGCCCTTCCCGCAGGAGCCGGCGCCGACGCCCGGTCCCGCACCCGCTCCGGCTCCCGGTGCGCCACCTGCGCCCGCGCCAACGCCCGCGCCGGGACCGCCGAACAAGCGCGCCGATCTGGCGCAGCGCATCGCCGACGAGAAGGCCCTGCGCCAGAGCACCGATCAGCAGATTCAGCTGCTCGCCCTGCAGTTCCAGGCGACGCGGTGCAACGACGAGGACGTCCTCGCCGGCAACGACGACCCGAACCTGCCGCTGGTGACCTGCTCGCAGGACCACAAGACGGTCTACCTGCTCGACAAGTCGATCATCAGCGGCGAGCAGATCAAGAGCGCCTCCTCCGGGCTGGACCAACAGCGCGGTCAGTACGTCGTCGATCTGGAGTTCAAGAGCCAGGGCGCGGACGTCTGGGCGAACTTCACCGCCGCCAACGTCGGCACGCAGACGGCGTTCACCCTCGACTCGCAGGTGGTCAGCGCCCCGCAGATCAACGAAGCCATCCCCGGCGGTCGCACGCAGATCACCGGCAACTTCACCCAGGAGTCGGCGCGCCAGCTCGCCAACGTCCTGAAGTACGGCTCGCTGCCGCTGTCGTTCGAGTCGTCTGAAGCCCAAACCGTCTCGGCGACACTGGGATTGGCGTCGCTGAAGGCGGGCCTGATCGCCGGTGGCATCGGTCTGGCGCTGGTGCTGCTGTACTCACTGCTCTACTACCGGGTGCTCGGTCTGCTGACCGCGCTGTCCCTGGTGGCCTCCGGCGCCATGGTCTTCGCGATCCTGGTGCTGCTCGGCAGGTACATCGGCTACACCCTGGACCTGGCGGGCATCGCGGGTCTGATCATCGGCATCGGCACCACGGCCGACTCGTTCGTGGTGTTCTTCGAACGCATCAAGGACGAGATCCGGGAGGGCCGCTCCTTCCGGTCGGCGGTGCCACGCGGCTGGGCGCGGGCCCGCAAGACGATCCTGTCGGGCAACGCGGTCAGCTTCCTCGCCGCGGCGGTGCTCTACGTGCTTGCCATCGGTCAGGTGAAGGGCTTCGCGTTCACGCTCGGACTCACGACCATCCTCGACGTCGTCGTGGTGTTCCTGGTGACGTGGCCACTGGTGTACCTGTCGTCGAAGTCGGCCACGCTGTCCAAGCCCAGGTTCAACGGTCTCGGCGCCGTGCAGCAGATCGCGCGCGAACGCCGGGCCGCCGCCACGTCACCGGGAGCGAGGTAG
- the secF gene encoding protein translocase subunit SecF encodes MAKHESNAADEVSSGAVELDDATTAEEMGTSTANAPRHGFFVRLYTGTGAFDVVGKRKLWFGISGAIILIALVSILLRGFTFGIDFAGGTQVALPASGAHGQVSTRQVEDVFSKTLGKAPESVVQVGNGGSATIQIRAETLSNPDTEKLRTALFDAFQPKGADGQPSAQAISDSAVSQTWGGQITQKALIALVVFLVLVVAYIAIRYERYMAAAALAALVFDLLTTAGVYSVVGFEVTPATVIGLLTILGFSLYDTVIVFDKVEENVHGFEHTARRTFAEQANLAINQTFMRSINTSLISVLPILALIVVAVWLLGVGTLQDLALVQLVGVIVGTYSSIFFATPLLVAMRERTDLVRAHTRRVTNRRKGATAKAGAEVVTEGEVEPEKVAATASVARPLASTPAPEKPIPGAKPIRPTGRPSGKRNTRR; translated from the coding sequence ATGGCCAAGCATGAATCGAACGCTGCCGACGAAGTCAGTTCTGGCGCAGTCGAACTCGACGACGCGACGACCGCCGAGGAGATGGGCACGTCGACGGCGAATGCGCCGCGACACGGCTTCTTCGTCCGGCTGTACACCGGTACCGGAGCATTCGACGTCGTCGGCAAGCGCAAGCTGTGGTTCGGCATCAGCGGTGCGATCATCCTGATCGCGCTCGTCAGCATCCTGCTGCGCGGCTTCACCTTCGGCATCGACTTCGCCGGCGGCACCCAGGTGGCCCTGCCCGCGTCGGGCGCCCACGGGCAGGTCTCGACCCGCCAGGTGGAGGACGTCTTCTCGAAGACCCTCGGCAAGGCTCCCGAGTCGGTGGTCCAGGTCGGCAACGGCGGTTCGGCGACCATCCAGATCCGTGCCGAGACGCTGAGCAACCCCGATACCGAGAAGTTGCGGACGGCGCTGTTCGACGCGTTCCAGCCGAAGGGCGCCGACGGCCAGCCGAGCGCCCAGGCCATCAGTGACTCGGCGGTGTCGCAGACCTGGGGTGGGCAGATCACCCAGAAGGCCCTCATCGCGCTGGTCGTGTTCCTGGTGCTGGTCGTCGCCTACATCGCCATTCGCTACGAGCGGTACATGGCGGCGGCGGCGTTGGCCGCCCTGGTGTTCGACCTGTTGACCACCGCGGGCGTCTACTCGGTCGTCGGCTTCGAGGTCACTCCCGCGACCGTCATCGGTCTGCTGACGATCCTGGGCTTCTCGCTCTACGACACGGTCATCGTGTTCGACAAGGTCGAGGAGAACGTGCACGGGTTCGAGCACACCGCCCGGCGGACGTTCGCCGAGCAGGCCAACCTCGCGATCAACCAGACGTTCATGCGATCCATCAACACCAGCCTCATCTCGGTGCTGCCGATCCTCGCGCTGATCGTCGTCGCGGTGTGGCTGCTCGGGGTCGGCACGCTGCAGGACCTGGCGCTGGTGCAGCTCGTCGGCGTCATCGTCGGGACGTACTCGTCGATCTTCTTCGCGACGCCCCTGCTCGTCGCCATGCGGGAACGCACCGACCTGGTGCGCGCGCACACCCGTCGCGTCACCAACCGGCGCAAGGGCGCGACGGCCAAGGCCGGTGCCGAGGTGGTCACCGAGGGCGAGGTCGAGCCGGAGAAGGTAGCGGCGACGGCGAGCGTGGCGCGGCCGCTGGCGTCCACCCCCGCACCGGAGAAGCCGATCCCCGGCGCCAAGCCGATCCGTCCCACCGGGAGACCGTCGGGTAAGCGGAACACCAGGCGGTAG
- a CDS encoding adenine phosphoribosyltransferase, with protein MSGPSSDAPDVAAIIRSLMREVPDFPEPGIQFKDLTPVLADARGLAVVTDALAAVADHVDLVAGIDARGFLLGAAVATRLGTGVLAVRKGGKLPPPVHAETYALEYGTATLEIPADGMDLAGLRVLLVDDVLATGGTMAAAAKLLRIGGATVTAAAVVLELAALGGRAKLPDLPVSTLYVV; from the coding sequence ATGAGCGGGCCGTCCAGCGACGCACCCGACGTCGCCGCGATCATTCGGTCGCTCATGCGCGAGGTGCCCGACTTCCCCGAACCCGGCATCCAATTCAAGGACCTCACGCCGGTACTCGCCGACGCGCGCGGGTTGGCGGTCGTGACGGACGCCCTCGCCGCGGTCGCCGACCACGTGGACCTGGTGGCCGGCATCGACGCCCGCGGCTTCCTGCTCGGCGCCGCGGTCGCGACGCGGCTGGGCACCGGGGTGCTGGCGGTGCGCAAGGGCGGGAAGCTGCCGCCACCCGTGCACGCCGAGACCTATGCGCTGGAGTACGGCACCGCGACCCTCGAGATCCCGGCCGACGGAATGGATCTGGCGGGGTTGCGCGTTCTGCTGGTCGACGACGTCTTGGCCACGGGAGGAACGATGGCCGCCGCGGCCAAGCTGCTGCGCATCGGCGGTGCGACGGTGACGGCAGCGGCCGTCGTGTTGGAGCTGGCGGCGCTGGGCGGCCGGGCGAAGCTGCCGGACCTGCCGGTCAGCACCCTGTACGTGGTCTGA
- the gabT gene encoding 4-aminobutyrate--2-oxoglutarate transaminase: MTTIEQSRHLATAIPGPKSTALMDRKTGAVARGVGTTMPVFAARAGGGIVEDVDGNRLIDLGSGIAVTTIGNASPRVVLAVGAQAAEFTHTCFTVTPYEGYVAVCEHLNRLTPVLGEKRSALFNSGAEAVENSVKIARAHTGKQAVVAFDHGYHGRTNLTMALTAKSMPYKHGFGPFAPEIYRAPMSYPFRDAEFGKELATDGELAAQRALTVIDKQIGAANLAALVIEPIQGEGGFIVPAEGFLPTLLDWCRKNDVVFIADEVQTGFARTGAMFACEHEGIDPDLIVTAKGIADGLPLAAVTGRADIMDSPHVGGLGGTYGGNPVACAAALATIETIESEGMVARAREIETLMKGRLGRMQADDDRIGDVRGRGAMIAVELVKSGTTEPDGELTKALSAGAHAAGVIVLTCGTFGNVLRFLPPLTSTDELLEEGLDVLALVLKDL; encoded by the coding sequence GTGACCACCATCGAACAGAGCCGCCACCTCGCCACCGCCATCCCCGGCCCCAAGTCCACGGCCCTGATGGACCGCAAGACCGGCGCGGTCGCCCGCGGCGTCGGCACCACCATGCCGGTGTTCGCGGCGCGGGCCGGCGGCGGCATCGTCGAGGACGTCGACGGCAACCGCCTCATCGACCTCGGTTCCGGCATCGCTGTCACCACGATCGGCAACGCCTCCCCCCGCGTCGTGCTGGCCGTCGGCGCCCAGGCCGCCGAGTTCACCCACACCTGTTTCACCGTCACCCCCTACGAGGGGTATGTCGCCGTCTGCGAGCACCTCAACCGACTGACCCCGGTGCTCGGCGAGAAGCGGTCCGCCCTGTTCAACTCCGGCGCCGAAGCGGTCGAGAACTCCGTCAAGATCGCCCGCGCCCACACCGGCAAGCAGGCCGTGGTCGCGTTCGACCACGGCTACCACGGGCGCACCAATCTGACGATGGCGCTGACCGCGAAGTCGATGCCCTACAAGCACGGTTTCGGCCCCTTCGCCCCCGAGATCTACCGCGCGCCGATGTCCTACCCGTTCCGCGACGCGGAGTTCGGCAAGGAACTCGCCACCGACGGCGAGCTGGCCGCCCAGCGCGCGCTCACGGTCATCGACAAGCAGATCGGTGCGGCCAACCTGGCGGCACTCGTCATCGAGCCGATCCAGGGCGAGGGCGGGTTCATCGTCCCCGCCGAGGGCTTCCTGCCGACGCTGCTGGACTGGTGCCGCAAGAACGACGTGGTGTTCATCGCCGACGAGGTGCAGACCGGCTTCGCGAGGACCGGCGCCATGTTCGCCTGCGAGCACGAGGGCATCGATCCCGACCTCATCGTCACGGCCAAGGGCATCGCCGACGGACTGCCGCTGGCCGCCGTCACCGGACGCGCGGACATCATGGACTCCCCGCACGTGGGCGGGCTCGGCGGAACGTACGGCGGCAACCCGGTCGCCTGCGCCGCGGCACTGGCGACGATCGAGACCATCGAATCCGAGGGCATGGTCGCCCGCGCCCGCGAGATCGAAACGCTCATGAAGGGGCGGCTGGGCCGCATGCAGGCCGACGACGATCGCATCGGCGACGTTCGCGGTCGGGGTGCGATGATCGCCGTCGAACTGGTCAAGTCGGGGACGACCGAACCCGACGGCGAGCTGACCAAGGCACTGTCGGCGGGCGCTCACGCCGC
- a CDS encoding ABC transporter substrate-binding protein: MTAPPWRAALVAVTSCLVGVIALAGCSRGPADEIDYAVDGPLVTYNVNTVVGAASAGPQAFARVLTGFDYHGPEGQVVGDHDFGTIAVVGRAPLVLDYQISDAAVYSDGKPVTCDDMVLAWAAQSGRFPGFDAASRAGYGDIASVDCAPGQKKARVSFAQDRGFVDFGQLFAATAMMPSHVIADELGAGDAAVTTALQAGDLPTIARIAQLWNTTWDLAPNVDLKHFPSSGPYKLDSVRGDGGVVLVANDRWWGAKPVTAKIVVWPRSADVQDRVRAGTYDVVDISAGSSGPLTLPDGYTRSDSPSAGVEQLIFAPSGPLLNPAARRAVALCTPRDLIAQNVGVPIANGRLNATVEDSITAAESAAEGGQFSTSNPAAARDAIGAKPLTVRVGYQSPNARLAATVGAIAKACQPAGITVQDVATEQTGPQALRDNQIDALLASTGGAAGSGSSGSSAMDAYDLFSGNGNNLSGYANEEIDGVIGALAVTSDPKELARLLGEGAPVLWGDMPTLPLYRQQRTLITSTKMSAVSSNPTRWGAGWNMDRWTLAR, translated from the coding sequence ATGACAGCCCCGCCCTGGCGGGCCGCCCTCGTCGCGGTCACGAGCTGTCTGGTCGGAGTGATCGCGCTGGCCGGGTGTTCGCGCGGGCCCGCCGACGAGATCGACTACGCCGTCGACGGGCCGCTGGTCACCTACAACGTCAACACGGTGGTCGGGGCGGCGTCGGCCGGTCCGCAGGCGTTCGCCCGGGTGCTGACGGGGTTCGACTACCACGGTCCGGAGGGGCAGGTCGTCGGCGACCACGACTTCGGCACCATCGCCGTGGTCGGCCGCGCGCCGCTGGTGCTCGACTATCAGATCAGCGACGCCGCGGTGTACTCCGACGGCAAGCCGGTGACGTGCGACGACATGGTGCTGGCGTGGGCCGCGCAGTCGGGTCGCTTCCCGGGCTTCGACGCGGCGAGCCGCGCCGGGTACGGCGACATCGCGTCGGTCGACTGTGCGCCGGGCCAGAAGAAGGCCAGGGTCTCGTTCGCCCAGGACCGGGGTTTCGTCGACTTCGGACAGCTGTTCGCCGCCACGGCGATGATGCCGTCGCACGTCATCGCCGACGAACTCGGCGCCGGCGACGCCGCGGTGACGACGGCGCTGCAGGCGGGTGACCTGCCGACGATCGCGCGGATCGCGCAGCTGTGGAACACGACGTGGGACCTCGCCCCGAACGTGGACCTCAAGCACTTCCCGTCGTCGGGCCCGTACAAGCTCGACTCGGTGCGCGGCGACGGCGGCGTGGTCCTCGTCGCCAACGACAGGTGGTGGGGCGCCAAACCCGTGACCGCCAAGATCGTCGTCTGGCCCCGCAGCGCCGACGTGCAGGACCGCGTGCGGGCGGGCACCTACGACGTCGTCGACATCTCGGCAGGCTCGTCGGGGCCGCTGACCCTGCCCGATGGCTACACCCGCTCCGACAGCCCGTCGGCGGGCGTCGAGCAACTCATCTTCGCGCCGAGTGGGCCGCTGCTGAACCCTGCGGCCCGCCGGGCGGTGGCGCTGTGCACGCCGCGTGACCTCATCGCGCAGAACGTCGGCGTGCCGATCGCCAACGGTCGGCTCAACGCGACCGTCGAGGATTCGATCACCGCCGCCGAGAGCGCCGCCGAGGGCGGCCAGTTCAGCACGTCCAATCCGGCCGCGGCGCGCGACGCGATCGGCGCCAAGCCGCTGACCGTACGGGTGGGCTACCAAAGTCCCAATGCGCGGCTCGCCGCGACGGTGGGCGCCATCGCCAAGGCGTGCCAGCCCGCGGGCATCACCGTGCAGGACGTGGCGACCGAGCAGACGGGCCCACAGGCGTTGCGCGACAACCAGATCGACGCCCTGCTGGCCAGCACGGGGGGAGCGGCGGGCAGCGGCTCCTCGGGGTCGTCCGCGATGGATGCCTACGACCTGTTCAGCGGCAATGGCAACAACCTGTCCGGGTATGCGAACGAGGAGATCGACGGTGTCATCGGCGCGCTGGCCGTGACGTCGGACCCCAAGGAGCTCGCCCGGTTGCTCGGTGAGGGCGCCCCCGTACTGTGGGGCGACATGCCCACCCTTCCGCTCTACCGTCAGCAGCGCACGCTCATCACGTCGACCAAGATGTCCGCGGTGAGTAGTAACCCCACCCGCTGGGGCGCGGGCTGGAACATGGACCGTTGGACGCTGGCCAGATGA